In Caldisericia bacterium, the following are encoded in one genomic region:
- a CDS encoding DUF362 domain-containing protein, with protein MVAKAIVKRIETYEESKIREILEENKDFILSGLKSGDRVLVKPNFISFNPPERAVTTHPVFIRAVVKFLLSNGFKVLVGDIPGRVIPTSKYPEISGLTGIKDENLEISELAVFGFNDVKRNFLKLDELHLPKVLWEVKKLFNLPKMKTHSLTFITGATKNLFGLTPRKDRLKIHRITSNVEFSKAVYDIAYSIPIPQIVIMDGIIGMEGDGPSYGTPVELDSVIISDDPLLADYAMTKIMGFREESIPLFKAVGIPKGEIIGLSSIPQKKCEPPKTFKASSVISTVAGVIFSTFINVVQTVPEVNKSMCIKCGVCAAKCPAKAITLSPYPVFDRDKCIMCYCCHELCPEGAIYLKKRIKIGG; from the coding sequence ATGGTGGCAAAGGCAATAGTAAAAAGAATAGAAACATACGAAGAAAGTAAGATAAGAGAGATACTTGAGGAAAATAAGGATTTTATCCTTTCAGGATTAAAATCAGGGGATAGAGTTCTTGTAAAGCCAAACTTTATCTCTTTTAACCCTCCAGAAAGGGCGGTAACTACACACCCTGTATTTATAAGAGCAGTAGTAAAATTTTTACTTTCCAATGGATTTAAGGTGCTTGTGGGTGATATCCCTGGAAGGGTTATACCTACCTCAAAATATCCAGAGATATCTGGACTAACGGGAATAAAAGACGAGAATTTGGAAATAAGTGAGCTGGCAGTATTTGGTTTCAATGATGTGAAGAGAAATTTTTTAAAACTTGATGAACTTCATCTACCAAAAGTTTTGTGGGAAGTAAAAAAACTCTTTAATCTCCCTAAAATGAAAACCCATTCATTAACCTTTATAACGGGCGCCACAAAAAATCTATTTGGATTAACACCAAGAAAGGATAGATTGAAAATTCATAGAATTACATCAAATGTTGAGTTCTCAAAAGCTGTTTATGATATAGCATACTCTATTCCTATCCCTCAAATAGTTATTATGGATGGAATAATAGGAATGGAGGGAGATGGACCATCCTATGGAACACCTGTTGAGTTAGACTCTGTAATAATTTCAGATGACCCTTTACTTGCCGATTACGCAATGACTAAAATAATGGGATTTAGAGAGGAATCTATACCTTTATTTAAAGCTGTTGGAATTCCAAAAGGAGAAATTATTGGTCTTTCCTCCATTCCACAAAAAAAGTGTGAACCACCAAAAACTTTTAAAGCATCTTCGGTAATTTCAACAGTTGCTGGAGTAATATTTTCAACCTTTATAAATGTTGTACAAACTGTACCTGAAGTAAATAAATCCATGTGTATAAAGTGTGGTGTGTGTGCTGCAAAATGTCCTGCAAAAGCTATAACCTTATCCCCCTACCCTGTCTTTGATAGAGATAAATGTATCATGTGCTACTGCTGTCATGAACTATGTCCTGAAGGTGCGATATACTTAAAGAAAAGAATCAAAATAGGAGGTTAA